In Candidatus Polarisedimenticolia bacterium, the following are encoded in one genomic region:
- a CDS encoding response regulator — MAKVTVLIADDLKLFLEIEKSYLQRGGFEVLTAMSGVDAVSLALSRQPNLILLDLEMPKMDGATACAEMRKNPALAATPIIIMSATGSTQNRDRCVSAGCTEFVTKPQKPDELLGMVARILSLKKRESERITVVFNITGKDATRQVIGQAKDLSESGLLMVTHSPITVGAVLQIEFFLPGTRSQIKVQGKVVRQSPGSDGTHEVAVRFTDLSQDDRALILDYAPS, encoded by the coding sequence TTGGCGAAAGTCACGGTCCTGATCGCGGACGATCTCAAGCTGTTCCTCGAAATCGAGAAATCCTACCTTCAACGCGGCGGGTTCGAGGTCCTCACGGCGATGTCCGGAGTGGACGCGGTGAGCCTCGCTCTGAGCCGGCAGCCGAACCTGATCCTGCTCGACCTGGAGATGCCGAAGATGGACGGCGCCACGGCCTGCGCGGAGATGCGGAAGAACCCGGCCCTGGCGGCGACCCCGATCATCATCATGAGCGCCACCGGCTCGACCCAGAACCGCGATCGCTGCGTGAGCGCGGGGTGCACCGAGTTCGTCACCAAGCCGCAGAAGCCGGACGAGCTCCTGGGAATGGTGGCGCGGATCCTGTCGCTGAAGAAACGGGAATCCGAGCGCATCACGGTGGTGTTCAACATCACCGGGAAGGATGCCACGCGTCAGGTCATCGGCCAGGCGAAGGACCTCAGCGAATCGGGGCTCCTGATGGTGACGCACTCGCCGATCACGGTGGGGGCCGTCCTGCAGATCGAGTTCTTCCTGCCGGGCACGCGGTCGCAGATCAAGGTGCAGGGGAAGGTGGTGCGCCAGTCGCCGGGGTCCGATGGGACGCACGAGGTCGCCGTCCGGTTCACCGACCTGAGCCAGGACGACCGGGCCCTCATCCTGGACTACGCGCCCTCCTGA